The Theropithecus gelada isolate Dixy chromosome X, Tgel_1.0, whole genome shotgun sequence genome includes a window with the following:
- the LOC112616501 gene encoding histone H2B type W-T translates to MLRTQVPPLLRSTTAIVWSCRVMAAASAMAEPSSETTSEEQLITQEPKEANSTMAQKQSKQRKRGRRGPCRCHANCRGDSFATYFRRVLKQVHQGLSLSREAVSVMDSLVHDILDRIATEAGRLARSTKRQTITAWETRIAVRLLLPGEMGKLAESEGTKAVLRTSLYAIQQQRK, encoded by the exons ATGCTGCGTACCCAAGTGCCCCCGCTTCTCCGATCCACAACCGCCATTGTCTGGTCGTGCCGTGTAATGGCCGCTGCCTCCGCCATGGCTGAACCTTCCTCTGAGACGACCTCTGAGGAGCAGCTGATCACCCAGGAGCCCAAAGAGGCCAACTCCACGATGGCCCAAAAGCAGAGCAAGCAGAGGAAGCGAGGGCGCCGTGGGCCCTGCAGGTGCCACGCCAACTGCCGCGGGGACAGCTTCGCCACCTATTTCCGCCGGGTGCTGAAGCAGGTTCACCAGGGCCTCAGCCTTTCCCGGGAGGCCGTGAGTGTCATGGATTCTTTGGTCCATGACATACTGGACCGCATCGCCACCGAGGCTGGTCGCCTGGCCCGCTCCACCAAGCGCCAGACCATCACCGCCTGGGAGACCCGGATCGCTGTGCGCCTGCTGCTGCCGGGGGAGATGGGCAAACTGGCAGAGTCTGAAGGCACGAAGGCTGTCCTCAG AACTTCACTATATGCCATACAGCAACAGAGAAAGTGA